In Nyctibius grandis isolate bNycGra1 chromosome 6, bNycGra1.pri, whole genome shotgun sequence, a single genomic region encodes these proteins:
- the LOC137665091 gene encoding syncytin-1-like, whose amino-acid sequence MASPDNPFSTCLVGVPDVEWPCPSTVLGLCSTSTYVDNWDGIVPHLPQAPLEPQELEILGSLKADHCVMFNYISVQHSQNFTVTVNATSVYYQNTSNWCSYTSTSISRSSTTPIALPSGLFLICGDRAWPGIPSHLKGGPCTIGRLTLLTANNSMILNITRRHRQQKRSSHAFTKDCDSNADFWSLEQRVAASLLAPGVAAAQALATLNKLGCWLAKQTNATSSALSELLLDVDSVRHATLQNRAAIDFLLLAHGHGCQDFDGMCCMNLSSHSKSIHAHIQELERLTKQLQENSGWGLEDWLRSLGFGPWITSLIKLILIGCLVCCALLIMLPCFCVCLQRMINNTVQVMFKQTLLVAKEKGGIVDDFLEDRGHGKILELYQQGLGSSRDTLVNKFEELGI is encoded by the coding sequence ATGGCTTCACCAGATAACCCTTTTAGCACATGCTTAGTAGGAGTACCCGATGTGGAATGGCCTTGCCCGTCAACCGTATTGGGGTTGTGTAGCACTAGTACGTATGTAGATAACTGGGATGGAATTGTGCCACATCTACCACAGGCACCTCTAGAGCCTCAGGAACTGGAAATATTAGGATCCTTGAAGGCAGATCATTGTGTGATGTTTAACTATATATCAGTACAACACAGCCAGAATTTTACGGTCACTGTTAATGCAACAAGTGTCTATTATCAAAATACCTCTAATTGGTGCAGTTATACATCGACCAGTATTTCTCGATCAAGCACCACACCTATCGCCTTGCCCTCGGGATTATTTTTGATTTGTGGTGATCGGGCATGGCCCGGAATCCCCTCTCACTTAAAAGGAGGGCCATGTACAATTGGAAGGCTTACATTGTTGACGGCAAACAATTCGATGATTTTGAATATAACTCGACGGCATAGACAACAAAAACGAAGTAGTCATGCTTTTACCAAAGATTGTGACTCAAACGCAGACTTTTGGTCACTAGAACAGCGCGTGGCAGCCTCCCTTTTGGCCCCGGGAGTCGCTGCAGCACAAGCATTGGCAACATTAAACAAATTGGGCTGTTGgttagcaaaacaaacaaatgctaCCTCATCGGCATTATCTGAGTTACTCCTTGATGTCGATTCAGTACGTCATGCTACATTACAAAACCGGGCTGCAATTGATTTTCTATTACTGGCCCATGGTCATGGATGCCAAGATTTCGATGGCATGTGTTGCATGAATTTATCCAGTCATTCTAAATCCATTCATGCACATATCCAAGAATTAGAACGGTTGACCAAACAGCTGCAAGAAAATTCTGGCTGGGGATTAGAAGACTGGTTACGCTCATTAGGATTTGGGCCATGGATAACGTCGCTTATAAAATTGATATTAATAGGATGCTTAGTTTGTTGTGCATTATTAATCATGTTAccttgtttttgtgtttgtttgcaaCGGATGATTAACAATACGGTACAAGTAATGTTTAAACAGACGCTCCTCGTAGctaaagaaaaagggggaattgtggacGACTTTCTAGAGGATAGAGGACATGGAAAAATACTAGAGCTGTATCAGCAGGGTTTGGGGTCATCACGAGACACTCTGGTAAACAAGTTTGAGGAACTTGGTATTTAG